The proteins below are encoded in one region of Gambusia affinis linkage group LG07, SWU_Gaff_1.0, whole genome shotgun sequence:
- the tusc2b gene encoding tumor suppressor 2, mitochondrial calcium regulator b — MGGSGSKSKGFWPFSGSGSGDDAAKDGNEQSLARVRSFPGATPFVFTRRSSMYFDEDGDLAHEFYEETIVTKNGRKRAKLKRVQKNLTPQGIVKLDFPCIHVDFPVILCEA, encoded by the exons ATGGGGGGTAGTGGCTCCAAATCCAAAGGATTTTGGCCTTTCTCTGGCTCAGGCAGCGGGGATGATGCAGCCAAAGATGGAAACGAGCAGTCACTGGCAAGAGTACGAAGTTTCCCTGGAGCGACTCCCTTCGTATTTACCAGACGAAG ctctATGTACTTCGATGAGGACGGTGACTTGGCTCACGAGTTCTACGAGGAGACAATTGTGACAAAAAATGGACGTAAAAGAGCCAAACTGAAAAGGGTTCAGAAAAACTTAACACCTCAG GGAATTGTAAAGCTGGACTTCCCGTGCATCCATGTAGATTTCCCCGTCATCCTCTGTGAAGCCTGA
- the LOC122834513 gene encoding hyaluronidase-2-like produces the protein METVFPSFLSAVDRLSWFLLALFTSWIVLGSADTKQTRWPLYSQKPVLLVWNAPTQECGTRRGVTLSLDQFDIVATPNEGFVRQNLTMFYKERLGLYPYYDAEDTPVNGGIPQRVSLSQHYERMPQGLDKYIPDHQAKGLSVIDWEEWRPLWIRNWDAKDVYRRKSREMVAEKNLKWTPEQVGIVAKQEFELSARKFMLETLRQAKNLRPNQLWGFYLFPDCYNHDYKGGLKNYTGRCPAVEIERNDQLNWLWIECTALFPSIYMGSVLRSTNHGRLFVQNRLKEAMRLASVGDGLARPVFVYTRPTYNSEVTLLTERDLVSTIGESVALGAAGVIFWGDTSYASSTSCSDLNNYLLGPLGRYLLNVTTAAEQCSQKLCKFHGRCLRRAPDSEVYLHLSPSTHKITSQSGKLKVAGSPGQAELKTFRQHFKCQCYSGYRGEGCEQRARGQNRAASVLGMWPLCFLLPLGLLSLLH, from the exons ATGGAGACTGTATTCCCCTCTTTCCTCTCTGCAGTTGACCGACTGTCCTGGTTTCTCCTTGCTCTGTTTACATCATGGATAGTCCTGGGTTCAGCAGACACAAAGCAGACAAGATGGCCATTATACTCCCAGAAGCCAGTTCTCCTTGTATGGAACGCGCCCACTCAAGAGTGTGGGACACGACGAGGTGTTACGTTATCATTAGACCAGTTTGACATAGTGGCAACCCCCAATGAGGGCTTTGTCCGGCAGAATCTCACAATGTTCTATAAGGAACGCCTCGGGCTTTATCCCTACTATGACGCTGAAGACACACCAGTGAATGGGGGGATTCCACAACGTGTCAGTCTCTCTCAGCACTATGAAAGGATGCCTCAGGGTCTTGACAAATACATACCAGACCACCAGGCTAAAGGTCTGTCTGTCATTGACTGGGAGGAATGGCGGCCCTTGTGGATCCGAAACTGGGATGCCAAAGATGTCTATAGAAGGAAATCACGTGAAATGGTGGCTGAAAAGAACCTTAAGTGGACTCCAGAGCAAGTGGGGATTGTAGCGAAACAAGAATTTGAACTCTCGGCTCGCAAATTCATGCTGGAGACCCTGAGACAGGCTAAAAATTTGAGACCGAACCAGCTGTGGGGCTTCTACCTGTTTCCTGATTGTTACAACCATGACTACAAAGGGGGGCTGAAAAACTACACGGGACGTTGTCCTGCTGTTGAGATTGAGCGCAATGATCAACTGAACTGGCTGTGGATTGAATGCACCGCCCTTTTCCCCTCCATATACATGGGTTCTGTACTGCGCTCCACTAATCATGGACGCCTATTTGTCCAGAACAGGCTGAAAGAGGCAATGCGCCTTGCATCTGTTGGGGATGGGTTGGCAcgtcctgtttttgtttataccCGACCCACTTACAATAGTGAGGTGACCCTTTTAACTGAG AGAGATTTGGTCTCCACCATTGGCGAGAGCGTTGCATTGGGAGCTGCAGGAGTGATCTTCTGGGGGGACACTTCCTACGCAAGTAGT ACCAGCTGCTCTGACTTGAATAACTATCTGCTGGGACCGTTGGGCCGGTACCTCCTCAACGTGACCACAGCAGCAGAGCAGTGCAGCCAGAAATTGTGCAAATTTCACGGCCGCTGTCTACGCCGAGCACCAGACAGCGAGGTGTATCTGCACCTCAGCCCCTCCACTCACAAGATCACAAGTCAGAGCGGAAAGCTGAAGGTCGCTGGATCCCCAGGCCAAGCAGAGCTGAAGACCTTCCGTCAGCACTTCAAGTGCCAGTGCTACAGCGGGTACAGGGGTGAAGGCTGTGAGCAGAGAGCAAGAGGGCAGAATAGAGCCGCCTCTGTTTTAGGGATGTGGCCTCTCTGCTTTCTGCTCCCACTTGgacttctctctctgcttcatTGA